In Opitutaceae bacterium, one genomic interval encodes:
- a CDS encoding aspartate-semialdehyde dehydrogenase produces the protein MSYKAGIVGATGAVGQELIQLLRDRRFPISELRLFASARSAGRTIAVGNDKWVIEEARPEVFEGLDFAIFSAGAGISRNLAPEAVKRGCVVIDNSSAFRMDPGVPLAIPEINPDAAVAHQGIIANPNCSTAVALMALAPLHQAFGLKRFFASTYQAVSGTGAAAMIELEDQIQAYVKGDPITHKVYPHQIAFNLLPHVDSFLETGYTKEEMKMQNEGRKILGLPGLRVSCTCVRVPVFRAHSISIDAEFERPVNLEKAREAIAGFPGAELMDEPSANRYPMPLDLAGKVNCGVGRLRQDSALDNGLAFFVVGDQLWKGAALNAIQIAELLHERKAWAF, from the coding sequence ATGAGCTACAAAGCAGGCATCGTCGGCGCAACCGGAGCGGTCGGTCAAGAGTTGATCCAGCTGCTTCGGGATCGTCGCTTTCCGATTTCCGAACTCCGGCTGTTCGCCTCCGCCCGGTCCGCCGGCAGGACGATTGCGGTCGGTAACGACAAGTGGGTGATCGAGGAAGCCCGTCCCGAGGTTTTTGAAGGACTGGATTTTGCCATCTTCAGTGCGGGCGCCGGGATTTCGAGGAATCTGGCTCCGGAGGCGGTCAAACGTGGCTGCGTGGTCATCGACAACAGCTCGGCTTTCCGGATGGATCCGGGTGTGCCCCTGGCCATCCCGGAAATCAATCCGGATGCCGCAGTCGCCCACCAGGGGATCATCGCCAACCCGAATTGCTCGACCGCCGTCGCCCTGATGGCCCTGGCTCCGCTCCACCAGGCCTTTGGATTGAAGCGCTTTTTTGCCTCGACCTACCAGGCGGTTTCAGGGACGGGAGCCGCGGCCATGATCGAGTTGGAGGATCAGATCCAGGCCTACGTCAAAGGTGATCCGATCACCCACAAGGTCTACCCGCACCAGATCGCCTTCAATCTGCTTCCCCATGTGGATTCCTTCCTCGAGACCGGCTACACCAAGGAAGAGATGAAGATGCAGAACGAAGGCCGGAAGATCCTCGGCCTGCCCGGTCTGCGGGTTTCCTGCACCTGTGTACGGGTTCCGGTCTTCCGGGCCCATTCCATTTCGATCGACGCGGAATTCGAGCGTCCGGTCAACCTGGAGAAAGCGCGCGAAGCGATCGCGGGCTTCCCCGGTGCGGAGTTGATGGACGAGCCTTCCGCCAACCGTTACCCGATGCCGCTTGACCTTGCCGGCAAGGTGAATTGCGGGGTGGGGCGGCTGCGACAGGATTCCGCTCTCGACAACGGTCTGGCATTTTTCGTGGTTGGCGACCAACTCTGGAAAGGGGCGGCCCTCAACGCCATTCAGATTGCGGAATTGCTGCACGAGCGGAAAGCCTGGGCGTTCTGA
- a CDS encoding glycoside hydrolase family 16 protein: MRPSARPTALATGLLLLATPLSLLFGEPLTDRQAPTDPTGWDLVWSDEFDQPGAPDPEKWDYDVGGHGWGNAELQFYTKDRRENARVENGHLVIEARREEWEGNEYTSARLVTRGRESWLHGRFEIRARLPEGRGTWPAIWMLPDDWNLGSGQWPDVGEIDIMEHVGYDPGVIHATVHSRKFFYKWNENSPKTSMIEIPDANSEFHTYAVEWTADELRAYVDDTLYFTYTNPGEGWESWPYTRPFHLLLNVAVGGHWGAQKGVDEEAFPLRMEIDFVRVYQQVGK; this comes from the coding sequence ATGAGACCTTCTGCTCGACCGACCGCCCTGGCCACGGGCCTGCTCCTGCTGGCCACTCCACTTTCCCTCCTCTTCGGGGAACCGCTAACTGATCGGCAGGCTCCGACCGACCCAACCGGTTGGGACCTGGTCTGGTCGGATGAATTCGACCAGCCCGGCGCCCCCGATCCCGAGAAATGGGACTACGATGTCGGTGGTCACGGCTGGGGAAATGCCGAACTCCAGTTCTACACGAAGGACCGGAGGGAGAACGCCCGGGTCGAAAACGGCCACCTCGTCATCGAAGCCCGGCGTGAAGAGTGGGAAGGAAATGAATACACCTCGGCCCGGCTCGTGACCCGCGGTCGGGAAAGCTGGCTCCACGGCCGTTTCGAAATCCGCGCCCGGTTGCCGGAAGGGCGCGGGACCTGGCCCGCCATCTGGATGCTCCCGGATGATTGGAACCTCGGGTCCGGCCAGTGGCCGGATGTCGGCGAAATCGACATCATGGAACATGTCGGCTACGATCCAGGAGTCATTCACGCGACCGTCCACTCCAGGAAGTTCTTTTACAAGTGGAACGAGAACTCCCCCAAGACCAGCATGATCGAAATTCCCGATGCCAACTCCGAATTCCATACCTACGCCGTTGAATGGACGGCCGATGAGTTGCGGGCCTACGTCGATGACACCCTTTATTTTACCTACACCAACCCCGGTGAAGGCTGGGAATCATGGCCCTATACCCGCCCCTTCCACCTGCTTCTCAACGTCGCGGTCGGTGGGCACTGGGGAGCCCAGAAGGGAGTGGACGAAGAGGCCTTTCCACTGCGGATGGAGATCGACTTCGTCCGTGTCTACCAGCAAGTCGGGAAGTGA
- a CDS encoding L,D-transpeptidase codes for MKDEDYKRLIQRCGELAIKPTNESLTVSIARQEMTLWSGGNAEVTWAVSTSRRPPSCVQDSLGTPTGLHVIATKLGDGEPLGTVFRYRQSLGTLYWEMPAAEQEKALITTRILRLRGLEEGLNAGEGCDSHYRMIYIHGTNHEAAIGQPHSAGCIEMLNAEVLELYERVPEGTLVWIGF; via the coding sequence ATGAAGGACGAAGATTACAAAAGGCTGATCCAAAGATGCGGCGAGCTGGCAATCAAGCCAACAAATGAGTCGCTCACCGTTTCCATTGCCCGCCAGGAGATGACTCTCTGGTCCGGCGGGAACGCCGAGGTGACCTGGGCCGTCTCCACCAGCCGGCGGCCACCGTCCTGTGTCCAGGATTCCCTGGGGACGCCGACCGGGCTCCATGTCATCGCAACGAAATTGGGCGATGGCGAACCGCTCGGAACCGTCTTCCGGTATCGCCAGAGCCTCGGCACCCTCTATTGGGAAATGCCCGCCGCGGAACAGGAGAAAGCCCTCATCACCACCCGTATCCTGCGCCTGCGCGGTCTGGAGGAAGGCCTGAATGCCGGGGAAGGTTGCGACAGCCATTACCGGATGATCTATATTCACGGCACCAATCATGAAGCGGCCATCGGCCAACCACACAGCGCCGGCTGCATTGAAATGCTGAACGCAGAGGTCCTCGAGCTTTACGAACGGGTGCCCGAGGGAACGCTTGTCTGGATCGGATTCTAG
- a CDS encoding transglutaminase family protein: MLHIDHTNIYRYTRPVEWTIHRLMLRPAESHDVRILKESLEIYPAHDLRWKHDVFDNSVALVNFTEKADEMRITTHYEVEQRNTNPFNFVLEIYTNDLPFAYRGDEAEDLLPYRKPRHPADAVAVGEWLRPFLDKDGRGQTLPFLLALNESVPKHFRYGVREEPGIQTPAETLKMGSGTCRDFALLFMEAARHMGLAARYVSGYLCGSGIEDPGVAENSTHAWTEIYLPGAGWKGFDPTGGILAAGTHLRVAATRNPSQATPILGNYLGDASLFRGLEVTVRARAIPTEP, from the coding sequence TTGCTGCACATCGACCACACCAATATCTACCGCTACACCCGCCCGGTCGAGTGGACCATTCATCGACTCATGCTGCGTCCGGCCGAGAGCCACGACGTGCGGATTCTCAAGGAAAGCCTGGAGATCTATCCGGCCCATGATCTGCGCTGGAAACACGATGTGTTCGACAATTCGGTCGCCCTCGTGAATTTCACGGAAAAAGCCGATGAGATGCGTATCACCACTCATTACGAGGTCGAGCAACGCAACACCAACCCGTTCAATTTCGTTCTCGAGATCTACACCAATGATCTCCCTTTTGCCTACCGCGGGGATGAAGCCGAGGACCTTCTACCCTATCGGAAACCGCGCCATCCCGCGGATGCGGTGGCGGTCGGAGAATGGCTTCGGCCCTTCCTCGACAAAGACGGACGCGGCCAGACCCTGCCCTTCCTCCTCGCTCTGAACGAATCCGTCCCCAAACACTTCCGCTACGGCGTCCGGGAGGAACCCGGCATCCAGACTCCCGCTGAAACCCTGAAGATGGGGAGCGGAACCTGTCGGGATTTCGCCCTTCTCTTCATGGAGGCCGCCCGGCACATGGGCCTGGCCGCCCGCTATGTCAGCGGATACCTCTGCGGAAGCGGGATTGAGGATCCGGGCGTCGCCGAAAATTCGACGCACGCCTGGACCGAAATCTACCTGCCCGGTGCCGGCTGGAAGGGATTTGATCCCACCGGCGGCATCCTGGCCGCCGGGACACATCTTCGGGTCGCAGCGACCCGCAACCCGTCCCAGGCCACTCCCATCCTCGGCAATTACCTCGGCGACG
- a CDS encoding MFS transporter, with translation MSDPAQSPRLGFVEKLGYGLGDTASNFVFHTFNIFLFYYYTDVFGLSAGVVGTLFLVARLWDAVNDPMMGVVADRTRTRWGKYRPYLLWMAVPYGIMGYVMFANPDLSVQGKLVYAYVTYTLMMMAYTAINIPYSALMGVMTPSSSERTVLSSYRFVCAFTGQLLITFSARPLVALIGQGDEAAGFKGTMAIFAVCAIGLFLFTFAVTRERVHPPVGQKSNLKQELRFLVANRPWLILFAAAIFTLANVAVRGAVTLHYFKYFVGDDGSPFIGFLDRSTIFMTSGTLALILGVACTKLFSKRWGKRELMVGLTLANAATMAAFFFIPPENFWLMMLVNIVGTFIVGPTPALVWAMYADVADYGEWKFQRRSTALIFSAAQFAQKLGLTIGGFLAGWMLQFAGFVPNQVQSESSLLGIRVMFTFIPAAFAVFSAVAVWCYPLREDEVARVERELAARHAGDPE, from the coding sequence ATGTCTGACCCTGCCCAAAGCCCCCGTCTCGGATTTGTCGAGAAACTCGGATACGGACTCGGAGATACCGCGTCCAACTTCGTCTTTCACACCTTCAACATCTTCCTCTTCTACTACTACACCGACGTGTTCGGGTTGTCAGCCGGAGTCGTGGGCACCCTCTTCCTGGTCGCCCGGCTCTGGGACGCGGTCAATGACCCGATGATGGGGGTGGTGGCGGATCGGACGCGGACGCGTTGGGGCAAGTACCGGCCCTATCTGCTCTGGATGGCGGTTCCCTACGGGATCATGGGTTATGTCATGTTCGCCAACCCCGATCTCTCGGTGCAGGGCAAACTGGTGTATGCGTATGTGACCTACACCCTGATGATGATGGCCTACACCGCCATCAATATTCCCTATTCGGCCCTGATGGGCGTGATGACGCCCTCCTCGTCGGAGCGGACCGTGCTCTCCAGTTATCGCTTTGTCTGCGCCTTTACCGGGCAACTGCTGATCACCTTCAGCGCCCGCCCGTTGGTTGCGTTGATCGGTCAGGGCGACGAGGCGGCGGGTTTCAAGGGAACGATGGCGATTTTCGCGGTCTGTGCGATCGGCCTCTTCCTTTTCACCTTTGCGGTGACGCGGGAGCGGGTGCACCCGCCGGTCGGGCAGAAGTCGAACCTGAAACAGGAGTTGAGGTTTCTGGTGGCCAACCGCCCGTGGTTGATTCTCTTTGCCGCCGCCATTTTCACCCTGGCCAATGTGGCGGTCCGCGGCGCGGTCACCCTTCACTACTTCAAGTACTTTGTCGGTGATGACGGATCGCCCTTCATCGGATTCCTGGACCGTTCGACCATTTTCATGACTTCGGGCACGTTGGCCCTGATACTCGGGGTGGCCTGCACGAAGCTTTTCAGCAAGCGCTGGGGAAAACGGGAGTTGATGGTCGGCCTCACCCTGGCCAATGCGGCGACCATGGCGGCCTTCTTCTTCATCCCGCCGGAGAATTTCTGGCTGATGATGCTGGTGAACATCGTCGGAACGTTCATTGTGGGCCCGACTCCGGCCCTGGTCTGGGCGATGTATGCCGATGTGGCGGATTACGGGGAATGGAAATTCCAGCGTCGCTCGACCGCCCTGATTTTCTCGGCGGCCCAGTTTGCCCAGAAGCTGGGCCTGACCATCGGTGGGTTTTTGGCCGGTTGGATGCTGCAGTTTGCGGGATTCGTGCCCAATCAGGTTCAGTCGGAATCCTCCCTGCTGGGTATCCGCGTCATGTTCACCTTCATCCCCGCCGCCTTTGCCGTTTTCAGCGCGGTGGCCGTCTGGTGCTATCCACTGCGCGAAGACGAGGTGGCCAGGGTCGAGCGTGAACTGGCCGCGCGCCACGCCGGGGATCCGGAATGA
- a CDS encoding LacI family DNA-binding transcriptional regulator encodes MAIPTLSISPLAGQMKVSQQHIADELNLSRTTVSRCFTNHPKINPETRSAVFQLATKLGYNYSAPRNVEAKKPAERNTIAVLVGLAEENRQAADTAAAVINGISERAAAQHLELQLHYVDPAQFRLAPRARKILPEADTSDWRGTILIYPFHEESVINLMAKFPTVAVLDDYDLAEIDCINPDEGRGISRMVQHLYDLGHRRIGFLSWKYPVSTPWVGRRVGAYLENLYRLGLEIEPDHILNVRGENSMPLDELSNRVARLVRQGVTGWVCAADHQAYPLLVDLKNRGIRVPHDCSITGFDGIRPPRGLPQLTTMRTPFREMGISSVVSLLRKIDQPSAARRHIMVSSHVVIGKTTARPPA; translated from the coding sequence ATGGCTATACCCACGCTGTCCATCTCCCCACTTGCCGGTCAAATGAAGGTCAGCCAACAACATATTGCCGACGAACTGAACCTCTCGCGGACCACGGTGTCCCGGTGTTTCACCAATCATCCGAAGATCAATCCGGAGACTCGCTCAGCCGTTTTCCAGCTGGCCACGAAACTCGGCTACAACTACAGCGCGCCCCGCAATGTCGAGGCCAAGAAGCCTGCCGAAAGAAACACCATTGCCGTTCTCGTCGGGCTGGCGGAGGAAAACCGCCAGGCGGCCGATACGGCCGCCGCCGTGATCAACGGAATCAGCGAGCGCGCCGCCGCTCAGCATCTTGAGCTCCAGCTTCACTATGTCGATCCGGCTCAATTCCGCCTGGCACCCCGGGCCCGCAAGATCCTGCCGGAGGCCGACACCTCCGACTGGCGCGGGACCATCCTGATCTATCCTTTTCACGAGGAAAGTGTGATCAATCTGATGGCCAAATTCCCCACCGTGGCTGTCCTTGACGATTACGACCTGGCGGAAATCGATTGCATCAACCCGGACGAGGGACGCGGCATCTCCCGCATGGTCCAGCACCTCTATGACCTCGGTCACAGGCGGATCGGTTTCCTCAGCTGGAAATACCCCGTTTCGACCCCATGGGTGGGCCGCCGGGTCGGGGCCTACCTGGAGAATCTCTACCGGCTTGGTCTGGAGATTGAACCGGACCATATCCTGAATGTTCGCGGCGAGAATTCCATGCCATTGGACGAACTCTCCAATCGGGTCGCCCGATTGGTCCGTCAAGGTGTCACCGGCTGGGTCTGCGCGGCCGATCACCAGGCCTACCCCCTGCTCGTCGATCTGAAGAACAGGGGTATCCGCGTCCCGCACGATTGCTCGATCACCGGCTTCGACGGAATCAGGCCGCCCCGGGGACTACCGCAACTGACCACCATGCGGACACCGTTTCGCGAGATGGGCATTTCATCGGTCGTTTCCCTGTTGCGGAAAATCGATCAGCCAAGCGCCGCGCGACGCCACATCATGGTTTCCAGCCACGTCGTCATCGGCAAGACCACGGCCCGCCCTCCCGCCTGA
- a CDS encoding TonB-dependent receptor plug domain-containing protein, protein MNPIKAAGPTGLTRYIACASVLLLSGGIALAQQAPSASSEPEDDEMIMLSPFEVSDSGDSGYYATNSISGSRINVAIQDIPLSIEVVTSDLIEDTGSVDLRQSLQYSAGVLLTTQNDGRNPDQFSDVGGVNNPEGVTNNKTNTSFKVRGFVTDDVLRDGFRRQHATDSINIERIEVVRGPSALLYGIGNFGGIVNYLIKKPTAELQQNYTFMVGTDSFFRGTADISGPFKKWEGSGYRINLSAETGDDWTDLKNHDAYFIAPIFQFQLTPKTTLVVDGEYGKNDASAIGFQSVRSPSVTGVPISQPDRLETYGFHRVPGEDVRTFRWSGPDTYLNTEAMNFHADLTQEIIPDMYVKLGTNISETNFDIRDVFGAMQQNVGPESLRRTVTSYQVIDGQDSLVTSTVPNSILQYAWVDTEEQNKRYQYRAEWTWTKEIFEDNKWLSSKHSFLAGYSQEDASQTKMIWQTNNSTENVGWNFKAPDDANPIRFGTQGDGSPDVGMSENFRTSSDSTNKGLYGVYSGRFFEDRLFLLGGLRNDKSSTATARADWRNPNASTSSSGEEVSINSAQWGVSVEVIPGVSLFALGSEGVQPNFGGKVDALGNAMDAATSSSNEYGVKLNLIEGKLAATISAFKIERVGVPTSYWWAPAPGRGAFRRGDDIIYNIADFKAAPDIGDDLSWKLVMFTEPVMNAYAAAKESGAIYNKGENTYINASTQTGAAYLDSVFAGVASGLGWPGWLYVGVPEGDPEVNTAGEDWSEGLYSQSISDSSEGYEAQFLFSPLTNMQIILNYSHVTRQIDSPGTFTQYPYEEGNWDRWAMWYFPDGSWGLSGYPATEAYPGGTNGLPNQDTSSWAGLGYGAGESLDDSPEHVVSVWSSYSFSGDGALKGLQLGLGGVWESEREYASSYTSSGQIKENQTGKKIQAFTDPRLTINAMVKYDWVMSEKYNTFVQLNVDNLLNDTDQYGLLYAPGLSARMTFGIGF, encoded by the coding sequence ATGAACCCTATAAAGGCAGCCGGGCCTACCGGCCTAACACGTTACATCGCGTGCGCTTCCGTCCTTCTTCTTTCAGGAGGGATCGCACTTGCCCAGCAGGCTCCATCCGCGAGTTCCGAGCCGGAGGACGACGAGATGATCATGCTCAGTCCCTTCGAGGTCTCGGATTCGGGTGACTCGGGCTACTATGCGACCAACTCCATCTCCGGATCCCGCATCAACGTCGCGATCCAGGATATTCCGCTTTCGATCGAGGTGGTCACCTCGGACCTGATTGAGGATACCGGATCGGTCGACCTGCGCCAGTCTCTGCAATACAGCGCCGGCGTCCTGCTGACCACCCAGAATGACGGGCGCAATCCCGATCAGTTCAGCGATGTGGGCGGCGTCAACAATCCCGAGGGTGTCACCAACAACAAGACGAACACCTCCTTCAAGGTCCGCGGGTTCGTCACCGACGATGTCCTGCGCGACGGCTTCCGCCGGCAGCACGCGACCGATTCGATCAACATTGAACGAATCGAAGTCGTCCGCGGTCCGTCCGCCCTGCTCTACGGCATCGGCAATTTCGGTGGTATCGTCAACTACCTGATCAAGAAGCCGACCGCAGAACTGCAGCAGAACTACACCTTCATGGTCGGAACCGATTCCTTCTTCCGCGGCACCGCCGACATTTCCGGCCCGTTCAAGAAATGGGAGGGTTCGGGTTACCGGATCAACCTCTCCGCCGAGACCGGCGACGACTGGACGGATCTGAAGAACCACGATGCCTATTTCATCGCCCCCATCTTCCAGTTCCAGCTCACACCCAAGACCACGCTGGTCGTCGATGGAGAATACGGGAAGAATGACGCCAGCGCGATCGGCTTCCAGAGCGTCCGCTCGCCGAGCGTGACCGGTGTTCCGATCAGCCAGCCCGACCGTCTCGAAACCTATGGCTTCCACCGGGTTCCCGGGGAAGACGTCCGAACCTTCCGCTGGTCGGGTCCGGACACCTACCTCAACACTGAGGCAATGAATTTCCACGCCGACCTGACGCAGGAGATCATCCCGGACATGTATGTCAAACTCGGCACCAACATTTCCGAAACCAACTTCGATATCAGGGACGTCTTTGGCGCGATGCAGCAGAATGTCGGCCCGGAGTCCCTCCGACGGACAGTGACTTCCTACCAGGTCATCGACGGACAGGATTCCCTCGTCACCTCGACCGTCCCGAATTCGATTCTTCAGTACGCCTGGGTGGACACCGAGGAACAGAACAAACGCTACCAATACCGCGCCGAGTGGACCTGGACCAAGGAGATTTTCGAGGACAACAAATGGCTTTCCTCCAAACACAGTTTCCTCGCCGGCTATTCCCAGGAAGACGCCTCCCAGACCAAGATGATCTGGCAGACCAACAACTCCACTGAGAACGTCGGATGGAATTTCAAGGCCCCGGATGACGCCAACCCGATCCGTTTCGGCACCCAGGGAGACGGATCGCCCGACGTCGGGATGTCTGAGAATTTCCGGACATCCTCGGATTCCACCAACAAGGGTCTTTACGGCGTGTATTCCGGTCGATTCTTCGAGGACCGCCTCTTCCTTCTCGGCGGACTGCGCAATGACAAGAGCTCAACCGCCACCGCCCGGGCCGACTGGAGAAATCCAAACGCGAGCACGTCAAGTTCCGGTGAAGAGGTTTCCATCAACAGCGCACAGTGGGGCGTCAGCGTCGAAGTCATTCCCGGAGTGTCGCTCTTCGCTCTCGGGTCGGAAGGCGTGCAGCCGAATTTCGGCGGCAAGGTCGATGCCCTCGGCAACGCCATGGATGCGGCCACCAGCAGTTCGAACGAGTACGGCGTGAAGCTGAACCTGATCGAAGGAAAACTGGCAGCGACCATCAGTGCGTTCAAAATCGAGCGGGTCGGTGTCCCCACCAGCTACTGGTGGGCGCCGGCGCCGGGCCGTGGGGCCTTCCGCCGGGGTGATGACATCATCTACAATATCGCCGACTTCAAGGCCGCTCCCGACATCGGCGATGACCTGAGCTGGAAACTGGTCATGTTCACCGAGCCGGTGATGAACGCCTATGCGGCAGCCAAGGAATCGGGCGCCATTTATAACAAGGGCGAGAATACCTACATCAATGCGTCAACCCAGACCGGTGCCGCCTATCTGGATTCGGTTTTCGCCGGGGTTGCCTCGGGACTCGGCTGGCCGGGTTGGCTTTATGTCGGCGTGCCCGAGGGCGATCCCGAGGTCAACACCGCGGGTGAAGACTGGTCCGAAGGCCTCTACTCACAGTCCATCTCGGATTCGTCCGAAGGCTACGAGGCCCAGTTCCTCTTCTCGCCTCTGACCAACATGCAGATTATCCTCAACTACTCGCACGTCACCCGCCAGATCGACAGCCCGGGCACCTTCACCCAATATCCGTATGAGGAAGGGAACTGGGACCGTTGGGCCATGTGGTATTTCCCCGATGGTTCGTGGGGACTTTCCGGATATCCGGCCACCGAGGCCTATCCGGGCGGCACCAACGGCCTGCCGAACCAGGACACCTCATCCTGGGCCGGACTGGGCTATGGCGCGGGAGAATCCCTGGATGATTCGCCCGAGCATGTGGTTTCGGTCTGGAGCTCCTATTCCTTCAGCGGCGATGGCGCCCTGAAAGGTCTCCAGTTGGGTCTCGGAGGCGTCTGGGAAAGTGAGCGCGAGTATGCCTCTTCCTATACCTCATCGGGCCAGATCAAGGAGAACCAGACGGGCAAGAAGATCCAGGCCTTCACCGATCCCCGCCTGACCATCAATGCCATGGTCAAATACGACTGGGTCATGAGCGAGAAGTACAACACGTTCGTTCAACTCAACGTCGACAACCTGCTCAACGACACGGATCAATACGGTCTGCTCTACGCGCCAGGCCTCTCAGCCCGGATGACATTCGGCATCGGCTTCTGA